TTCACCAGGTATCTATTGCTAATTATCCTTATGGCGTATTGATGCTCATATTGATAACGTCCCTCTGGGCTTATGGTGCAGGTACCTTCGTGGAAGTGTCATCCGGAGTTGTGACATCCACTATTGTGTCGACCATAGCGGCGTCATGCCCTGGTAATAATGTCAGCATGTCTATGGGCCCACAATCTTTATCTTCCGTTGCTCCCGCTGTGAGCTGTGTCATGCCACTCCCTGGTCCTGCGGCGTCGGTAGCTGTATCGGTTGAGCCGCTTCGATCGGGCGGTCTTGACACAGTCTTACTTGACTCGCCCAAAGACATTTTTGCTGGTGTTGAGACTAATGCTGCTGCCACGTTGACCGCGCATGAGGCGACTAGCATGGGTGGAGGTGACAATCGTGCGTCAAGCAGCGGTATTGCTGACGATGGTGCTCGTTTGATTGACGACCTGTTTATACCCACCGTTTGCTGGGATCCTCATGCTCAGGATAAACGTTACCAGCTTCAATGGAAAATTGCTGAATCCTCCCGACTGATCTTTCCTCCAGTGGTTCAACATTGGATCGAGGGGGCGTATCCACCTGCCGAAGCGGCGTATGTGGAGGGGTTAAATAATGAAGATTTGATGAATTCATCCATATCAGACTCTGTGACCCTACCTCGCAGGTTGGTAGAGATTCGGCGCCGGTGGGTGCGTGATAACACCCAACTTCATGAGGCCCGGGCGACTATCCAAGAACTGAGGGATGACAAGCATCGCCTCGAAAGTCAACTGCAAACTGTGGGTATGAAAGAGGCCCGATTTTTGTCAGAGAAAAATAAGGCCGAAGAAGATTTGCGAAGGGTGACCAGTCATCTTGCTGAGGAAAGGATCTTATGGGCCCGCGATATGGCGGAAAAAGATCGGGTTTTGGCTCAGGCGAAAAATGTGCAAGAGGAGTTAGAACGTAAGGCTATAGCGGAGGCTCAGAAGGTGAGGCACGAGTTATCAGCCCAATTGGAAAAATTTCGTGTTGACACTGATTTTGTGTCCCAGGTTCAGGAGCGGTACCAGGATTTGACAGCTGAAGTAGAGGCTGGCCATACCAAGATCCGACTGATGCAAGGAGAGCTGGAGGAGCGTGAAGCAAAATTCAAGGAGATGCAGGATCATTGTGACTCCCTTGTCACCCAGAACAACAAGCTTGCTGCATCGTCGTCTTCAAAGTTAAAGGAGGTGGAAAACGCGCTGGTACAATCCCATGCAGAAATCGATGATTTGACCAGCCAGCTAGCGGCTATGCGGGGAGACAGGAATTGGTTAATAACTAATGGGCTAGTGGGGGCGTTCGAATATCTGCGTGAGTCGTCCCATTTTACTAGCCTGATTGACCGTCTTTCCGCCGCTGCCTACCAATCCGGACATCATGACGGTGTACTTAAAGGTTACATGGATTGCCAGCAAGCGGAAAGAGTGCCGCCGGATTACCAAACTATCAAGAATAAGTTACAGGCTGATATGGCGAGTGCTCTTGAAGTGGCGTATACCGAGCCTTTACCGTGTTATGGCGATCTGATGGATAAAGTTAATGAGGATGGAATAGAATCTCTGCGTCTGATGCTGGACCCCGCGGACGAATCTGAAGAAGACTAACTACTCCGTTATGCATTTTGTTGCTTGTTGTGTACTCTTGTTGAAACTGTTTGAATTGGGTTTAGTGCCCATTTTCTGTTTTGATTTGACAGTGAAATTAATGCAGATGTCATGATTTCTGACACCGCCGGCTTGTAAAATATGGCTCTGTGACTTGTGATGATTACTTTTAATTAATATATCTGATGTCACCACTGTCAAAACTTTTTAACTATTGCTATAAATTTACCCTTCGTTTCCATTTTTGGTTATGTTTGTGCAATGGAAAGAAAGCGATACAGGCAAAGACTTTCCGAAATCTTTCGAGTGCTTGATGCTGCTGATGGCCTGTTGATGTTACAGCATCCGGTAACGAGATCGATGCTTAGGGGCAGGCGACCCATTCCCAATGCTGCTCCGGTTCGTGCCAACCGAGCATGTCAAAGCCTTGTTATTTTGGATCCTCAACCGGAGGATCCCGGAGTGCAGCTATCGGCTGATGTGCTGACTGGTTTAATTCCGGTGGACCCTGAATGGCGATATCGTCTGACATACCAACGTCAGTCCGGTGGTCGGACGAGGAGGCAGCAGATGGATGGCTCTGGCTCGGTATCCCAAATGGTTGGTGGCTCAGCTGGTCATTTGGCCGTCAACTCTGTGGCGGTggtggaggaagatgatggtgatgaggTGGGGGTGCCTACCCCTGCAGTGGTGATGGCACCCAGCCTTCCTCAATAGGTGTTTATGAACATGTTCTGTATTTTGGTTCCCTTATGTTTGGTTTTTTAAAaacagggacaagtacttggtttttaCTTTTTTGAGATAGGTTATGTATATGTGACGATGCCTATCTATTTTTGGGGCGGTTTatgtatctattaccaagatacccgccGTAAGCGCTTGTTGTGGTTACCCTATGACTTATAATGAAAGATATTTCGTGTTTAAGGGTTTTATTTTTACCGGTTAATGCATTCATTGTGCGATGGTAACTTTTGTAGTAGATGAATTTAAATCTTTATTAAACTTGCATTAAGCAAAAAAGGAAAAACAGAGAAAAGTCCCGTCACGGGTTACAAGTGTGAGCTGGAGGAGGTGATTAACTCTTGCTGTTAGGAGCAAGGTATTACAAATAGCATTTCTTCAGCTGGGCGATGTTCCAACTGCGCGGGACCGGCGTACCATCTAGTCGGGACAGGCGataggcccctttgcccaggTCTTCTTGTATGACATAGGGGCCTTCCCAGTTGGGGCCCAGTTTTCCCGCTGGTTCCATTCGACTTGCTTCATTATCGCGCATGACGTAATCGCCTACTTTGAAACTTAGTTTGGCCACCCGTTTGTTGTAATATTTTTCCAGAGCTTTTTTGTATCGCGCCTCGCTGATAGCGGCCGCCTCGCGCCTCTCTTCCAACAAATCCAGGCTCTCTCTCAGCGATTGATCATTGTTGTTGTTTACCTTTAGGCGGCGTAACGACGGCAACCCTGCTTCCGCAGGTATCATCGCCTCCATTCCATAGGTAAGGCTGAATGGGGTTTCGTTGTTGCTAGTCTTGGGCATTGTTCGATGCGCCCAAAGGACATGTGGCAACTCCTCCACCCACGAGCTTCCCTCGTGTCCTAGCCGCTTTTTGATACCTTCTAGCAAGCTCCTGTTCGTCCGCTCCACCTGTCCGTTACCCTGTGGGTGTGCTACCGACGTGAAGATCTGCTGAATGTGGAGGTCGGCGCACCATTCCTGGAAAATTCTATCCGTGAACTGCGTCCCATTGTCACTCACCAGGTAGAGTGGTAAGCCAAACCTGCATACGATGTGTTCCCAGagaaactttttggcgttttccgCCGTTATCTTAGCCAAAGGTTTCgcttccacccatttggtgaagtaatcaaccgccacgaTTAAATATTTTAATTTCCCGGGAGCtggtgggaaaggtcccacgATATCTACAGCCCATTTCTGAAAAGGCCATGCTGATGTCACTGGTACCAGACTATTTTTGGGCCGAATTGTTTGAGAGGCGAACTTCTGACAGCTGAGGCATCGTCGTAATTCTCTGACAGCGTCTTcgtgcatcccgggccagtagtaTCCCGCGCTATGAATTTTGGCGACCACTGCTCGAGGCCCGGCGTGTATACCGCATATACCCTCATGTATTTCGCTAACGAGGTATTTCGCTTCTACCGGGGAAACACATCGCAGTAGCGGACCCAAGTAAGATTTTCGATACAGGACACCATCGTTGACTTCGTATTGCAGCGCTTTCGTTTGTACCTTTCGTGCTTCGCCCTTGGCGGGGGGTAGCTCGCCTGTTTTAAGAAAAAGTAGGATCGGGGTATACCAACAGGGTTCTTCTATTGTGACAGCGGAAACGCTCCGTGGTTCGATTGAGGGTGTCTGTAATGTTTCAACTTTGACTTCCCTCTCCATGCCGGAGGTGGCGAGTTTGCTTAAGGCGTCCGCTATCTGATTCTTTCCTCTGTGCACGTGGTTAAGTGTGACTTTGTCGAAAGAATTCATGAGCTCTTTGGTTTTTGCCAGATATTTTGCCATTGCCTCGTCTTTTGCTTCATATGTTTCGTTGAcctgattgttgaccagcagcgAGTCGACGTACGCGTCTACCCTGACTGCCCCCATGGATTTTGCCATTCGCAACCCTGCCAGTAACGCCTCGTATTCCGCCTCGTTGTTAGAGCACTCGAAGTCAAAACGTAAGGCGTACATTAGCCTGATTTGGTCCGGACTTATCAGCATCAGACCTGCCCCGGATCCCTTTCCACTGGATGATCCATCCGTGTACAACTTCCAAGTCTGCCTCGCTGTGCTGGTCTCTGGTATATCTTGGATGACCGGGTCCGTAACTATCTCTCCTTCCGGTATTTCGGCTAAGAAGTCAGCAATTACTTGCCCCTTAACCGCCGTTCGTTTCTGATATTCGATATCTAGGGCTCCCAGCTCGATAGCCCACTTGGCCAACCTACCCGAGACCTCCGGTTTGTGCAGGACCTGCTGTAGCGGATAGTTAGTTAAGATCTGTACACGGTGTGCCTGAAAGTACCTTCTTAATCGCCTCGTGGCGTGTACTAATGCTAAAACCAGCTTTTCCAGCGTAGGGTAGCGCGTTTCAGGCCCTGCTAATACCCGGCTTATGTAGTATATTGGCGTTTGTTTTCCTTCCCGTTCGACCATGAGCACGGCGCTTACTGCTGTGTGGGCCGCCGCTAGATACATTTTTAGCACTTCACCGTGTCTAGGTGCGGTCAGCGTGGGTAGCCTTTCTATGAAGCGTTTCATCTCCTGCAGAGCTCGTTCCGCTTCGCCGGTCCATTTGAAATTCTTTTTGTCGAGGCAATCTTTTAGCGTTTTTATGAATGGCAATGATTTTTCAGCATGCCTTGCTAGGAACCTGTTGATTGCTACCAGTCGTCCATTTAGGGCTTGAGCTTCCTTCAGCGTTCGGGGGGAAGGCATTCGCGATATGGCGGTTATTTTTTCTGGGTTAGCTTTGAAGCCGTCGCGGGTGACTACTACCCCCAGAAATTTCCCCTCTTCCACCCCAAAAGAACACTTTTTTGGGTTCAACTTTATGTTGTACTCTCTGAGCCGCTGGAAAGTTTCCTCTATATCTGCCAACATTTGTTTTTCTTCGTTGCTCTTTATTACCAAGTCGTCTACATAGACTTCCAAGTTTCGCCCGATTTGTGTTTCGAACACTTTGTCCATGAGCCTCTGGTAGGTAGCTCCTGCATTCCGTAGcccaaaaggcattttggtgtaaCAAAAGATGCCAACGTCAGTGTGGAAGGCTgttttctcttcatcttctttggaCATTTTGATCTGGTGGTACCCTTTATACGCATCCAAAAAACACTTGTGTCGATACGGCACCAGGGAGTCAACCTTTAAATCAATCTCGGGCAACGGGTATGCGTCTTTTGGACACGCCTTGTTCAGATCTTTGAAGTCGATACACATCCGCCATGTGCCGTCGGGTTTCTTAACCATGACCTGGTTAGACACCCAAGTATGGTACTGTGTTTCCCTGAGAATTCCAGCTTCCACTAACTTGCGTACTTCCTTAACGACCGCTGCCCGGCGATCCGGGGCCATGCTGCGTTTACCCTGGGCGACTGGCTTAATGCCTGGGAGCGTAGCGAGTTTATGTTCCGCTTTATCGCGAGGGACTCCCGTCATATCAGCGTGCTCGAAAGCGAAAATGTCTGCGTTTTTTTTAGCAATTGTTTCAAATCGCTTTTTACTTCTGGGGACAGAGTGTCGCCGATGGTGACCATTTGGTCCGGGTGGCGTGTGCTCAATACCCACCTTTCTGGTCCTGTGGCCCCCGCGGGCCCTTGGCGACATCGTTTGGTATCCAATATTTCTCCAATTCTGTCGCGAGACACGGTAGCAACACCTTGCGGTGTTGGAAACTTCATAAAACCTCTCGCTGTGGAGACTATGGCATCTAACTTTCCCATGGTGAATCTTCCGATAATCACATTGTGGTATGACTCGGCGCGGACCACGAGGAAAGTTAGTAGTATTGTTCTTTCTTTGGGTGCTTGCCCGAAAGTTACCGGGAAGGTAATTTGACCAATAGGATCCACCTTTTCTCCTGTGAAACCCTTAATAGGAGCATGTACTGATTCGAGCAGCTTTTTATCCTCTGGTTGCATTCTATCGAAGCAATGCTCGTAGATGATATCTTCCGAGCTTCCGGTGTCTACCAGAATTCGCCTCATACGGTAGTCTCCTACTGCCGCAGAAATTATCAGGGCGTCCGTGGTGAGATGTAAATCTTCCATTCGTGGTTCGATAGTCATTGTTGCCAACATCCAAGGTTCGAGCGTGGAGAAACTCCGCTTCGCCCCTCTTCTTATACCGGCATGGACCATGTTCAACTCGCGCGGCCTTTTTCCTGCCGCCTTATCGTTCTCCTCCTTGACCACGGGCGGGCCCTGCTTGATATCTCGCACTAGGTGTGCTAATTTTCCTGACTTCACGAAATATTCGATCTGTTTCTTAAGCTGGAAACAATCGTTAGTGTCGTGTCCGCTTCCCTTGTGATATTCGCAGTACTTGCTCGTATCTTTGTTCGGGTTGTCTTTTAGTGGTTTTGGTGGATTGAGCCTGAGGTTTTCTGAGGCAAGAATTTCTGTCGGAGTCTTGCTTAGATTGGGATATTCAGACCGAGGTTTTGACGTCTCATTCCTTGAGTAGGAGCTCCGGTGTCTATCATACCGCGGGTCTTTGTCGTTTCGCTGATATCGCTCTCCCCTGTGCTTGCTCTTGGACCCCCGGTTATCTTTTTCCTCCTGGTTCTTCAGGGCTTCTTTCTTTCTGTTAGCCGCGTGGCTGGCCGCCACCGCTTTTTCCTGTATAACGTATACTTTGGCTATCCGCAGTATCTCGTCTATGGTCGGGGGTACCCCGTCCCTTCCGTGCAACGTTCTCAATAACTCGTCATCATTAACCCCTTGGAGGAAAGCTCCACATGCCAAATCGTTGGTGACGCCTGGTATCGCCAGGCTTTCTTTgttgaatctgatgatgaaattttCCACCGTCTCATTGTCTCGACGACGGATATGGAGTAGTTCGTTCCTATCTTTTGTGTGTCGGCGCTGTTGACTGAACTGTAGGATGAACTTTGATTCCAAATCTTCAAAACTGTCTATTTCACCCGTGGGAAGGCTGTCCCACCATACTCGTGCCGCTCCCACTAAAGTTTGTACAAACATTTTGCACCATAGGGGCATGGGCCAGCAGGCCACTTCACCCGCGCTCTTAAATAAATTAAGATGATCGTCCGGGTCAGTGAGGCCGTCGTACTTGCCGACTGTTTGGGGCATCTTCGGTTTTTCTTTGATAGGGGCTTCAGCGATCCTACGCGTGAATTTGGATCGGAATGTTGCATCTACTGGTTTGTACGGCTTGGTTAACTCGTCATCTTCTACATTCACTGGCTGTGTAGGTGGGATGTTCACACCCGGGGCGGGACCTGTTCCTAGACCGGAGTTTTCCAAAGGAGTCAACCGGGGTCTGACCGCATTTTCTCTGTTGTGCACAGGTTCAGTTGGCGCTTGGGTATACATTGGCTGTGGCGTCGGAAAGTTCCACCACGGCGGCATGTAGGCCGCGTATGGCGATTGAGAGCTTCCTTGCGCTGTTCCCTGAGGCGGATAAGCTGTTCCCCCGTATGAGGGTAGATACCCAAAAGGGGGCGCGTAGCAATACCCCGGGAAATACATTTGGTTTCCTGGTGTAACAGGGGCATTCATTACTCCGGTTGGCATGATGACCGGCTGATGAGGTGGGGTAGATAACGCCGCCGTAAGTGCGGCAGAATACAGCGGTGGCATTGGATTGGAGACCAACGGTTGGTAGTATTGGGGAGTATTGGTTTCAGATACTAAGATACTGGGACTCGCCGAGGTGATGACTGGAGTGGAGTAAAAGCGCGAAGTCTGTGAGAAGACAGCAGTCCCTGGGGCAGAGGTGCTACCGCCTGTCCCCTCCATCCTCCCAGGTGGTGTTTGTGAGGGCATATAGAGGAAAGGGTTTGTAACCACGGCCTGGGAAGAGACGGTGGTGATATTATCAAACCCCGGTGGCGGCCCTTCTGCCTCGAATTCTGGATCTAACGATCTGGTAACGGCCGGGGACGATAGTGGGGTAGTTCCGCTTCCCGCCCCCAGCGCCAAGTTATTATTTGTCAACCTTTGACCAGCCATGTTCTGATCACTTGCCATGAAGTTCTTTGTTGCTCTTatggtcccacggatggcgccaatgaagaaacactgaccttaaCAACACCAATGGCTTCAATGATTAGTGACTTGAACGAgtggctgcaaaacagaaacaccgttaggactcgttacaggaatggggttattcctgtaaccaccctccggcgtgagaataagtatttgttcTTGGGAGAAGTATATGGTAGGAAGATGTAGGGGAATTAGATGATCATACCTTACGCATTTGTCTCTATTTATaggttttccattagggtttcctttaTTTCAGGATACGTTCCGATAAACTGGAGATTTACACGATCTTCCCAAAAAGTGGGAGATTTAGTTGTGCACCTTCCATgtagatatggaaggttctagaaTAAATCTTTGTATTTATATTAATGTAAaaggttgtaaccgggtcgggtaaccgatgcgggtcacacctcgtcaccaggtacgagccatcaacttcatacacatcctatgaagaccaaaggtatgaacctccttcctcatacttatattttgatgaaccaaggtatgagccttcatactcatactttgaggactcaagatatgagccaccaccttcatactcttattatgaggaaccatggcgtgaacaacccacctcatatgagtactatgaagaacaaagtttcgacccttatccatcatatacttgtcatgaagaacaatggtgtgaaccatcgacttcatatgggtactatgaggagccaaggatcgaacaaccggattcaagctttgaggatcccgatccttactctatcaccgacatagccgataggataatagaaaaactcaaatttatcgaaagatgcataaaagaatctcgcgtaagggaagaggagtcccgcgcaagagaagaattaaagaAGGAAAAAACGATAAATGaggaattaaaaatggaagaacaaataagtgaaaaaccgactcATGAGCTAagcaacgaaaaaggtgaggtcgataacgataaaatacaagaagagtctaatttagaagaaattaatctcttatcaccttctttcaaaaatcattgtttagttacccctcatgctaagtttttaaaagagctaaacacgaATActgaaattgaagaaatggtaagtgttaagttaactaatgatcaaacttcactaataaaagaagatccttttgaaattaacattacaccggttccatgtttctttcaaaattcatttattagtaatgtcaccattgataaagatctttgtgttaacataaagcctaactacatttttgaaaagctaagtattagtgattttgctccacttcaaatacccatttttctatccaatcggaaggtaataaaatcaattggtgtagttgaggatgtcttagTTCAAACAagtcaaatggttattccaaccgactttgtcatcctcgatgacgctcctctagtcttgggaaaaccttttgtaaaaactcatgaagctttgaaaaaccggaaatttaacaatctacctcttcaattaggggcattcaaaagggacatagatcttgagcgttcaatgaaatatccttttgacaataatgaccccctaattgaagatgaagatgagccacccgatacaactgaagaagatgaccactttgttgaagaagaggtcgccatagaacaaacctttaaggttcttgatctagatgagccacaaataaggtgtctcctaaagacccgcccattgagctcaaagaacttcctaaaggtttggaatatgcttttctagacagagatggtaatttacctgtaattatttcgtctaaattaagtagcgtagaaaaagaaaaattagttaatcttcttaaaaaacacaaaaatgcgatcgcttggaagcttgtagatattaaaggaataaatccttccatgtgcacgcacaaaattctaatgaatgatgactacaaaacagtaatacaaccacaacgaagagtaaatcccaatgtgcaagaagtggttaaaaatgaggtcatcaagctacttgacgccggactaatctatcctatctctgatagtccatgggtaagtcccgtccaaatagtcccaaagaaaggaagtatgacggtaataactaatgaaaaaaatgaattaataccaacaagaacggtcacaggatggagagtttgtatagactatagacgattaaatgaagcaacaaggaaagaccactttcctttacccttcattgatcaaatgttagaacgactatccggtcataaaatTTACTATTTCTTGGATGgcttttcaggttactttcaaattccaatagcacctgaagaccaagaaaagacaactttcacatgcccctacggaactttcgcctatcgacgcatgccattcggtctatgtaatgcaccaacaacattccaacgttgtatggtggccattttccatgacatgatagaaaagacaatggaagtcttcatggacgacttttctatctttagagattcatatgaccaatgcctcgataaccttgaacgaatgctatcccgatgtgaggaaactaacctcgcccttaactgggaaaaatgccatttcatggtaacagagggaatagtactcggacataaaatctcaagcgaaggaatggaagttgatcgagcaaaaatagaaactatttctcgattacctccaccatcctccgttagagcaatcagaagtttcctagggcatgccggattttatagaaggtttatcaaagacttttcaaaaatttcaagacctctaacaaaattacttgaaaatatgcacctttcatctttgacaatgaatgcaatcaagcatttctaaccctcaaggaaatgctagtcaatgcacctatcatgatagcccttgattggaaatttcctttcgaaatcatgtgtgatgcaagtgactttgttgttggagcagtcttgggacaaagaaaagaaaagcatttccacccaatttattatgctagtaaaacacttaacgatgcacaagaaaattacacaactactgaaaaagagttactagctgtggtatttgcttttgataaattccgttcttaccttgttctttctaaaattgtagtctatacagatcatgcagctatccgatacctcttcaagaaacaagacgcaaaaccccgtttgatcagatggattctactcctccaagaattcgacattgaaatcaaagacaaaagaggagcagaaaacactgctgcagatcatctttcacgcctagaagacccaactttggaggcaaccagggacgagcagatcaacgaaaaatttcccacagagtccttggaaatggtggagagcagacaagaaccatggtatgccgactatgctaattacttagctagcggtatagtcaccaaaggatggccgcatcataaaagaaagaaattctttgccgatgtaaagcattacttttgggaagacccttatcttttcaaagtgtgtgccgaccaactcatccgaaggtgtgtccatggtagcGAAGcgcgaagaattctccgccactgtcatgaaggtccatacggaggacatcatggtgccgctagtaccgcatgaaaggtatttgattcaggattttattggccaaccatttacaaagatgcacaagatcttgtaaagacatgtgatgcttgccaaagaacaggtaatatttcttccaagaACAAAATGCCTCagaatggcattctcgtttgtgaaatttttgatgtgtggggactcgatttcatgggacccttcccaccgtcaagaggaaacaaatatatacttgtggcagttgattacttgtctaaatgggccgaggccgaagctcttccaacaaacgatggaagagtagtggtaaaatttctgaaaaaattattctctcgttttggaacaccaaaagctttgataagtgataggggtacccatttttgcaatcatcaactcgaaaaaatcttaacaaggtatggggtctatcaccgggtctcaacagcgtatcaccctcaaacgaATGGACAAGCTGAAGtgactaacagaggtttaaaacgaatacttgaaaaaaccgtaggattaaataaaaaggaatgggctgataaattagatgatgctttatgggcttttcgaactgcttataaaaccactataggcacaaccccatataagctcgtctatggaaaaagttgtcatttgccagtagaaatagctcacagggccTACTAGGCAATAAAAAAACGTAAACCTAGAtttagaaactgcaggtaaaaatcgattttgtcaaatgaatgaattagacgaattaaggaattatgcatactctaactccgaaatttataaggaaagaataaaaaatttacacgacaaatatattaagcctaatgaatttcgagtaggagaccaagttatgttgtttaattcacgacttcgattatttccgggtaaactaaaatctaggtggtcaggacctttttccatcacccatgtttttcctcacggtgcagtagaaattaaagctcaaAATGGGATTCCATTtcaagtcaatggccaacggctgaaactctttcaaggatccattgaggatgaggaggaagagatctcgcttcaaacggttaacgaatgaaaGGCACCCACATCATACCTGGTGTGTTACGAACAAGTAAGTaaacatcgaaaccggtaagtcttctaactaTGTTTTCGGAAAAAATGGGCACTCacacaaacacaaaaaaaaaactttgctcggcacgaggccgtgtccgctggacacggggccgtgtcgacgcaactgtcgggataaaaccctcttttcataacagttacctcattccacacgccccgttttgccgaaaacacTCTGGTTCAAGGctattttccgcagatttccaaCGTTACCtacacgtttaacaacatcaaggtataattctatcatcattagtagttagattagttacttgcatgtagttaaacatcaaaaacttggg
This genomic stretch from Helianthus annuus cultivar XRQ/B chromosome 8, HanXRQr2.0-SUNRISE, whole genome shotgun sequence harbors:
- the LOC110870368 gene encoding uncharacterized protein LOC110870368, giving the protein MTGVPRDKAEHKLATLPGIKPVAQGKRSMAPDRRAAVVKEVRKLVEAGILRETQYHTWVSNQVMVKKPDGTWRMCIDFKDLNKACPKDAYPLPEIDLKVDSLVPYRHKCFLDAYKGYHQIKMSKEDEEKTAFHTDVGIFCYTKMPFGLRNAGATYQRLMDKVFETQIGRNLEVYVDDLVIKSNEEKQMLADIEETFQRLREYNIKLNPKKCSFGVEEGKFLGVVVTRDGFKANPEKITAISRMPSPRTLKEAQALNGRLVAINRFLARHAEKSLPFIKTLKDCLDKKNFKWTGEAERALQEMKRFIERLPTLTAPRHGEVLKMYLAAAHTAVSAVLMVEREGKQTPIYYISRVLAGPETRYPTLEKLVLALVHATRRLRRYFQAHRVQILTNYPLQQVLHKPEVSGRLAKWAIELGALDIEYQKRTAVKGQVIADFLAEIPEGEIVTDPVIQDIPETSTARQTWKLYTDGSSSGKGSGAGLMLISPDQIRLMYALRFDFECSNNEAEYEALLAGLRMAKSMGAVRVDAYVDSLLVNNQVNETYEAKDEAMAKYLAKTKELMNSFDKVTLNHVHRGKNQIADALSKLATSGMEREVKVETLQTPSIEPRSVSAVTIEEPCWYTPILLFLKTGELPPAKGEARKVQTKALQYEVNDGVLYRKSYLGPLLRCVSPVEAKYLVSEIHEGICGIHAGPRAVVAKIHSAGYYWPGMHEDAVRELRRCLSCQKFASQTIRPKNSLVPVTSAWPFQKWAVDIVGPFPPAPGKLKYLIVAVDYFTKWVEAKPLAKITAENAKKFLWEHIVCRFGLPLYLVSDNGTQFTDRIFQEWCADLHIQQIFTSVAHPQGNGQVERTNRSLLEGIKKRLGHEGSSWVEELPHVLWAHRTMPKTSNNETPFSLTYGMEAMIPAEAGLPSLRRLKVNNNNDQSLRESLDLLEERREAAAISEARYKKALEKYYNKRVAKLSFKVGDYVMRDNEASRMEPAGKLGPNWEGPYVIQEDLGKGAYRLSRLDGTPVPRSWNIAQLKKCYL